A window of Salvia splendens isolate huo1 chromosome 8, SspV2, whole genome shotgun sequence genomic DNA:
acattaaaagttaaatttatttacaaaaatgtaaaCATGACAGGTATACAATATTACTGCAAGGAAATCTGAATGGACTGAAGCCAACGCTCATGAAAGATTCTGCTCAGCGTTAAATGATTTTGtgtcaaagattgaaaatttcaaatgggAAAATTATGACATGGTAAGTCATAATGAGATATACATTACAGAACAACATacctatattttttaaaatgacatttgtatataatgttttgaaaattagataTTCTTTCCGATCTGGGCGTACAAACATTTTTATATCATGTGCTTCAATCTCAAAATCCAAATGATGGATGTGATTGACAATGCTCTGATTAGTGAAGAGTTGATTGAGAAGAAATATGGAGATGCACCAAGGATGCTGGTATGTTTAGTTAAATGcattcaatatttattagttaaaatgCATTGAATATCATTTAGTACTTTTTAATCAACCTCATGTATGTTTTGTGTTATTTGAATAGAAACATTTCTTCCGAATTTATCTTGGAAATGGAGTTAATCCATCAATGGGGAGAATTTTCAAAATGTCAAAAACCAGACACATGAATATGCCATGGTAGAACGATACAAATAAAGTTGACTGTGGAGTTTATGTGATGCTCCATTTGGAGACTTACATGGGTGGTGATGTTCGTAACTGGAATTCGGGTTTAACGAAAAAGGGGACTGAGGCTTTCACAAAACTCCGTGCCAAATATAGTGAAGCATTGCTTATTGAAGATACTAACAAGAAGGTTTTTGAGACATTAACAATGATACAGAAGAAGTTTCATAATGATAGCACAAATGGGGAAATCGATGTTGAAAAGATGATTAGAGAATTTGAACCCCCTAAAGAGAGCTATTAGTTGTAATAGTAACTTGTATGACTTGATTCTAGTGTTTTGTAATAGTGATTTCGAAGATAATCACccaagattatcattttatcactcagaagtatcattttatctgctgcaagtatcattttgtcattttataggtcagaagtatcattttatctgctgcgagtatcattttattcgcttagattatcattttatcaggttaaagtgtcattttataaacaaaagtataattttatgcGCTAAAAGTAACATTTTATCTGAAAGTaacatcattttataaactatcattttacccactgaaactatcattttatgatgcaaaagtatcattttacccactgaaactatcatttatcattttatcattttatgcaaaagtatcattttatcgtttgaaactatcattttatccccttacactatcattttatgatgcaaaagtatcatttttcaaataaaacagaacaaccaaaaaacatcatcaaacctatcattttatccactgaaactattattttatgatgcaaaagtatcattttacccactgaaactatcattttatccaccgaaactatcattttatcattttatgcaaaagtatcattttatcgtttTATACActtaaactattattttatgatgcaaaagtatcattttacacactgaaactatcattttatccaccgaaactatcattttatcattttatgcaatagtatcattttatcgtttgaaactatcatttctATATCATTTTAAACatataaacaatcattttatgtacttaaactatcatttttgtaaggttactgtcattttatcctcttagattatcattttatctggttaaagtgtcattttatgaaCAATGTATCATTTTGTTAACAAAAAGAGTATCATGTTATCAGccaaagtgtcattttataagCCCAAtgaatcattttattaaacaaaaatgtcattttatacaccaaaaatacatatcattttatctgctgaaagtatcattctatcagctgaaagtatcattctatcagctgaaagtgtcattttatatcAAATGGCTTCAATCTGCCTTCTCATTGACTCTAccacaatttcttgaatcatgacGACCACCTCATGACATTTACCACACCGTCGTAGAGGCTTATTTGCTTTCTTTATTGCACTCTCCCTCTCTGATACCCTGTCACTAGCTGATCCTTTGGTTCTAACAACGTCTGGAGGGTGTACATCAATGACATCAGGTACTGCCATTCCATAAAATTTCTcaaccatctttttcttttcaatgactgaaggtattgcacaatttccaaatatatgctcttccaaatcatcaagaccagcacataacaaagacagatGATCCATACTTCCCTCCGACTTTTGGACTAATCGATAAAAGTTGGAGAACAACTTTTTCTTAACTTCCTGCTTTTCATCCAAATCTGCAAGGTAAAAGATAacattattacaataaatactATCATTTCTCTGACTAAAAATAGAGTTTTTACAAACAAGGTTAAAAATGGAGCACACGTTCAAATGGTTGTATCTCCTCAGATGGTAGACCATGGGCTGCCTTTAGTAAAGAGCTCTTCAACCACCttcgaccaaaatatttctcaggaatgagattagcagacttattcttcaacaaacaaaatatatgacaGCATAACAAACCAATTCTGGAAAACTTCTTACAACTACAGTCGAATGTGTCTTGCTTACAATCATACTTAACATCTCATGTTCTACCATATTGGTCCTTGACCTTATGCATCTTGATATTATCCTGAACAGTTATAGAAACAATCTTACATACCATATTTCCTGTTGTACATGTTTGAAAATAGAATCAGTGTAGATTGTAGATGCATGCTTCTCAATAGGCAATTTGGTTGACAAATCAGGAATAGTTGAGTAATCTAAGTAGTTCAATCGTGAATTGGCATTCCTTTGATCTCCCACAGCACAGTTAAAGAAATTGATGAATTGTACAAGATTTGCACGAGGCTTTGTGTAGTTTTTAAAAAAGCTATTCTCTGATTCAGACATCGATGTAGTCCTAAGAAGCGACCCGATGGGAAAATCTTGAAAATAAGCAGAAACCCAGAATTCTCTATCTTCAAACATCGATCCAAACCAGTGCACGTCTTCTAATCCATACCTTTCCATTATATCATTCCATAATATATCAAACTCATCAGGCTCTAACAAATCAGACCAAACACATGCATTCAACTCTTTTTTGAAATCTTCATTACCAAGCAAGGATTTGGGCAACTTATCTGACACCTTAACCATAATATGCCACATGCACCATCGGTGCCTTGTTTGTAAAAGTACTTGTTGAACAGCAAGTTTGATCCCCCAATCTTGATCAGTGATAATCAATTTGGGTGGTACCCCCATACATCGAACAAAACAACCAAACAACCAAGAATATGAGTCTCTACCTTCACTTGATAACAAGCCAGCTCCAAATGTAACTGCTCTGGAATGGTTATCTTTTCCAGTGAATGGAGCAAAAATCATGCAATACCTTCAgaacataacataaaaatgaattatattttcatacatacagaaaagtatcattttatcagctatgaatatcattttatcagccaaaagtatcattatatccactgaaatataatttaattagcaaaaagtatcattttatgtctATTAGCAGCAAAAGTAATATACCTGTTAGTGTTGTATGTTGAGTCAAATGAAATTACATCTCCAAACATATGATAATTTCGTCTTGAAATAGCATCAGCCCAGaagagtttagttaactttCCATGAGATCCTATCTCAATTTCATAATAGAAGGCATCAGATGATTCGTTTTGAGAACGCATataatcaaaaatcatttgagcatctgaaccatcaatattggacataatatcgcgataaccatttctaatatcaataatatcacaTCCAACATTTTCAGGTCCACCCATTATCTCCTTCAAAAGTTTGAATGTGAGAGTGGGACCAATATTATACCTGCCACAATCCTCCATAAACCTCTGATGGATAAGATCCAGACTGCGATCGGCCGTCATAAAATTCCTATGCTCATCCGCAACcattaagtgattatgatacTCAACAAACTGATAAACCTCATACCCTTTGCTCATGCcatctgaaaaatatctcaagttCAGCTTAGCAAGACATTCACACCTAAATTACCGACACCTACGCTTCTTAACAGACACTTTAGTTGATTGGGATGCATCACCAGGTATAAAATTCTTAGAGCCTTGTCTACTGCAAGCCAAATACAGCCACTTAATAATACcatgaactgatttgttgcccagtttacgaatgccaaaaccaactgaacgagcataatattcataaaatcagatgcttctactaatgtgttgaatttcataccaatcattggtcaaagcatcatcacaaacaggaatgtacatacctacaaaaatcagtaaaagtatcattttatcaactcaaagtatcattctatctggaaaaactatcattttatgcagtaaacctaacatttataagccaaaagtatcattttatcaactcagagtatcattctatcattttatgcagtaaacgtaacttttataagccaaaagtatcattttatcaactcagagtatcattctatcatcgtatgcagtaaacctaacatttataagccaaaagtatcattttatcaactcagactatcattctatcattgtatgcagtaaaccaaacatttataagccaaaagtatcattttatcaactcagagtatcattctatcattgtatgcagtaaacctaacatttataagccaaaagtatcattttatcaactcagactatcattctattcggcaaaactatcattttatgtagtaaACGTAACATTTATAaaccaaaagtatcatcttaacacataatcggcaatacataatataattaaataagaagttcagtacatcagaaacataaaccaatcgacaactaatattaatctaaaatcaaattcaatacatgaagcaaaaaaatcaataaattaaaatatgaacacaatcaataagctaaataatagatAATGATTGTTACCTTCGTTATTTGCTACAAAATCCATCGAAGCAAATTCTGACAGCAATTAAACATTtaatcaatgaaaataagaaTGCAAAATTTAAAACATCTTCCCGGTCACAATTatgcgagaaatatggaaacaaaatctggagattatggaataatcaaccaaatcggaagaaaatctggaaacaaaatcgatgagaagaggaatatggaaacaaaatcgctaAGAAGAggagagaatcgaactgagagagagagagtgaaagaatggagcgaaattcagaaattaaatgagagaaattacatatttaccccctgcgccttttttatgaagtaaatctaagtttgaatctcaaccacaagattagaaaatatgtgcggttcatatttagttatacgattattacgtgatttgagggttattatatgatcacatctatatatatatatatattacatttaaatttttttaaattttatttaatataatatatataaatgtaatatacatttttttaaatataatataatatatatccaaaatattacatttaattttttttaaattttagagaattctatttttaattttttaatatatatatataaatgtaatatatattataacatatttaatattaatatatatatatatatatatatatatatatatatatatatatatatatatatatatatatatgagatcATCTCTCTATATGAGAGATGATATGCTGGGCGCTCATTGTGAGCGTCTCTTGAGCgccattctttctctctctccacgTCACctactctttccattttttaatATGTGAAATACATCCAATTCAATTCATCTTCTCTTCTTCAATTCTCCAAATCAACATCACTTCTCTTCTTCAATTCCCTTTCGTATTCTCATTCAGTGCAATTCTTTCAAATCAATTTCACCTTCTCTTCTTCAATTCTCAAAATCAGAAGCTATACCATAAATTACCTCTCTTCCATTACTCTAAATCTACATATCAATGTTTCTTTTTCACTTTCTTATCTGCAATGTCAAATACGTTCACTTTGGATATATTGTAGAAGAAGTGTTTGATGAATGTATAAATTGCATTTGGATTGGATTTGGAGATGCGGAGAGTGATATAACTGAATTAATTACAACTATTTTGTTGACTGGGGAGGCAAACAGGTTAGGGAAGAGTTTTCATGGTTTTGCTTCAGCAGATATCTTGATCGCGATGATTACCATGAAATTAAGGCTGATGCCTTCCGgaataaaattatcatttttaatttcatcttcgattctttattatattttaatttttgttaatatCCTTTTTTATCTCTTCACCGTATCTTCATTGAGAATTTACCTACAAATTACCTTGATTCTTTTTTGCTATCAAAGATGCAATCTTTTTTTCCTAAATAAATTCTAGGTTATTCTGTGTTCAATTGTCCATCTTGATAGTTTTTCCTCTGATCCCACACGTCCACCTCAAGTATTAGTTGGTGTGGTTCGCCCCAGTTTTGGTATTCAAGTCCGGACAAGCAAAGGTTTGATTTTTCACTAGACCTAGtttgttttcatatttattaggatcAAGAGATTGTCATCCATTGGTTCCTTTTAAAGTTACTTCtgatttatttttgtaatattgTTTTGCAGTCACCTTATGGAAGAGGATGTTCCTGTAAGACCTTGAACCTTGACCTCTgtctttattcattttattatgtttttatgtttttttcatGTAAATTATATAGCATAGAATGTTACTGCCTCAATATTATGTATATTGAGAAACTAAGTTGCACAATCATTTTTACATGTAAAGAATAACGAAGGGGAAATCAACTACTTAAGTGAAAATATGAACGATGAACTATATATTCCTCAAGTTGCAAATGATCGGAAGCCAGAGACTGGAATGAAATTTGCAACAGTAGATGATGCATTTTCATTCTATAATCAGTATGCACGGGAATCCGGTTTTAGTGCAAGGTTAAGCAGTAGCAAAAGGAACAAGATGAATAATGAAGTTGTTTGGAAACAATTTGTATGCTTCAAACAAAGCTGGTCAAACTGATGAAGATCgttcaaagaaaagaaaaacgaGTGGTGACACAATCAAGACAAAAGCTCGTGGTGAAGTTAGAACTAGTTGCAAGGCAAAAATTACTATTGTCAAACAACAAACTGGACCTGATTGGAGTGTTAGTGTCTTTGCGGAAGGTTATAATCATGGACTTTATACTCCTTCAAAGGTGCATTTGCTTCGATCACACCGTAGTGTTTCTATGGTTAAGAGAGTATTGACTCAGCAATTGTCCGAAGCTAATATACCGACATGTCAACAAATGCAATTATTGGAGATAGAGTGCGGTGGAACTGAAAGTGTTGGTTGCACGGAGAGAGATATTAGGAATTTTGAGAAAGAATTAAAGGATGAGCAAAAGGGGATTGATGCTGAAACTCTTATAGAATTCTTTACCTCAGAGAAAGAGAAGAATAAAGCATTTTTCTTTGATTATGAGACAGATTCAGACAATAGGTTCAGTAGATGTTTTTGGGCAGATCCTAAATCAAGGGGGACCTATAGTGTATTTGGTGATGTCGTTGTCTTTGATTCCACCTATAACACCAATAAGTATTCAATGATTTTTACGCCTTTCGTAGGGGTTAATCATCACCATCAAACAATAGTTTTTGGTTGTGGATTTCTTAGTGACGAGAAGACTGAATCATATGTTTGGCTACTTAATAAGTTTATGGAAGCTATGCCAACAGGTCCACCAAAATCAATCATCACTGATCAAGATCCTGCATTAACAAAAGCACTTGCACAAGTTTTGCCAGTTCATCGTTATTGCTTGTGGCATATATTGAACAAGTTTCCTAAAAAGATTTCTCCGATAACATTTCGTGACCACTACCAAAGCATAAAAAatgttataaaaaattatatatctCCTGAGGATTTTGAGCATGGTTGGAGTGAGGTAATAAGAAGTGCTAACTTAGAACAAAATAAATGGATATTGTTGATGTATGAACTGCGGCATAAGTGGATTCCATCATACTTTAGCCATGTATTTTTTGTTGGGATGTCAAGTAGTCAAAGATCTGAGAGTTCtcattcattttttataaaatatatctCCAATAAGAACTCACTGATAGATTTTATCACACGCTTCAATAGAGCACAGAGGCGTCAAAGACACAATGAGTTAGTTGCAGACCATATTGACATGAATGAGCatccaaaaattaaaacaaattggCCGATGGAAGCTCAAATGGTCAAAGTGTACACGAAAAAAAAGGATGGAGTTTCAAGATGAAATGAGTCGAAGTCATGGTTACTTTGTGGAGCATGCCTCTACAAGAGATGATATTATGATTTACAATGTGGTGAGTTGTCAAACTTCATCGTCCTTAAAACCAAGGTTACTCATGCATGATAGACAGGGAGATCATATATCTTGTAGTTGTGGAAAATTCGAGTTTGATGGTATTCCTTGTAGACACATGCATTAATCAAATATTTGAACTACTTGACAAGTATATACTCAAGAGGTGGACACGAGAAGCTAATATTGGTGTTGTATATACAATAGATGATGAGAACTCCAACGATGATCCAACAAGATTTTTGATGTCACGACATTCCAAGTTATCATATAAAGCTTCGATATTGATTGATGTTGCATCTTTGACTGATTAAGGCACAAAGTTTTTGGATGAACAACTTAATTTCATGGATAGTAAACTCAAAGAAATAGGTGTTAGTCCAACAACTGAATATGGAAGTCAAAGAAGGAAAAGCTCGAATAAAGCCATAAATATTGGCGATCCTTGTCAAATAAGAGCAAAGGGGTGCGGTAAGCGAATGCTATCATCAAAAGAGAAGTCAACTTTAAAGCTTAGGGCTTGTCATGGATGTGGGCAACGTGGAGTATCACATGACAAACGTAATTGCCCAAGTTTAAATGATGGGTATGTGCATAATTGTTTCATCATGTATATTGTATAGTATTTTAGTACCCAATAAATTTCACTTCACTAACTTAACTCTCATATTTAAATTTCAGATCTGTTGCAGGTTTTGGAAATGAACAACAAGAATGAGAAGACTTGATATGTTATGCAAGTTGAAGAAAAAAGATAGCTTCAAGATAGAATGATATCTCTTTTTTTTGCAAAATGAGTTGCAACTGTTATGTTACTTTTTCTTGGAATCAGTTACTGATGTTGGATAATATTAGATGTTTTTGCAAAATGAGTTGCAACTGTCATGTCTTCGTATAATCTTAGGTGTTTTTAGTATCATGCTTACCTAGTTTGGTGACCTCTTTTTGATTCTTCAGTTTAAAacaaagttttattttattatcaattcttacatagtattaatttatttgtggtAGTATTTGCTAACTTTGAACTTAATAATCTGTAGTAAGTAATAAATGCTTGACATCTTCTGTTGTTGTTACATTATATGTTGCTTTGGTATATTATTCTCAGTTTGCAATGTATATCTGTCATCAGTTTAATTCTAGTAATTAGTCATAATGAAATGTTATTTGTAGTCTTGCTTGTATCCTTTTAGTTGATGCATATTGTCGTCTTGCCTGTGTCCTTTTGGTTGCTGCTCAACTTGACTTGTCTTATTACCTGTCTACTTGGCTGAACGGTTACTCTTATGTGAGAGGGAATCATTGAGATTGAGTCAAATACTATGCATGCAGATTCACTTGGCTGCAATTTTTTTGGTAAAATGACTTGAGGATATTGTTACTTGTAGAATATTTAGCCTTGTGATGTTTCTGATTTGTTGTGTTGCTCAGCTTCAGTTGATTTTGATGAAATATTGAAGAGTCATTTCATTAGGTAGAAGCTATCCATTtgtttcttctttctcaaataTGTAGACTATTTTGCAACTTCTTAACATATTTATATTGCAAGTGCTATCATGAAATGCAGTAATCATGATGCACATAGCCACATTTTGGTATTGCTGACATACAATATGTAAATAAAGTTAATTCTAGTAATCTATGTTACAAGATGACTAATAAACTCTCAATTTCATCAAGCCAATATCCAACTTAGCCAATTaatcaaaaacaaaattcaaactCTCAATGTGAAGAATGTTTATTGAATAAGTCGTAAAAAGAGTGTATATTGAGTAACTGCAATTATTGTTTTAGCATTTCTCAAACAGCTGGGTTGCAGGCAGGAATGATCAATTAAATTCCTCACAATCTTATTATCAAGCAATTCAATTTTCCAGTAGCCAAAATAACACTATGAAAGATCCAAATTCATTATCAACATTCATAAACTAATTTTACAATCAAGTACACTTAATCCCTCTTAAGTACAATGAAACCAAATCTTAAGCCCACCCAGACTGCATCAATTGCCGGGCACTACAACTCCCTCGACGGATGGACTCTTCGACGCGTAGGTGGCTCTTCCAATTTGCCTCAGCATTGAGGTTGTGAATTTGAGAATTGAAGAAGAGAAGTTGAAACTGATTTGGATGAATTTCACAGATTGAGAAAAATGAAAGGGATTTGATGAAGAGAAGTTGAAACTGATTTGGATGAATTTCAcatattgaaaaaaatgaaagggATTTGATGAAGAGAAGTTGAAACTGATCTGGATGAATTTCACGTATTAGGGAAAACAATTCTGATTTTGAGAATTGAAGAAGAGAAGGTGAAATTGATTTGAAAGAATTGCACTGAATGAGAACACAAAAGGGAATTGAAGAAGAGAAGTGATGTTGATTTGGAGAATTGAAGAAGAGAAGATGAATTGAATTGGATGAATTTCACATattaaaaaatggaaagagtagGTGAcgtggagagagagaaagaatggcGCTCAAGAGGCGCTCACAATGAGCGCCGAGCAtatcatctctctctctatatatatatatatatatatatatatatatatatataggttagtgatcaagatataactaatcttaagtgtataactagagaaccaatctcagccacacatcttaatggaacaaatattatttagtttaataatataaaataggagaagggtatttttggaaattacatttgAGATTTAAACCTGCGATCAATTACGCagttttcttctttctcattccaaatctgcgatcaaatCTCCTTCCAAATTTCCTTCCAAATTTCCTTCCAAATCTGATCACTTCATTCAAATCGCGATTCCATGACCTATGATGAAATTAGGTGTGTTTGGTTGCAGAGGATAGGGTGAATTTAATAGTTGAATGCTTGGCAGTTCCTGTACTCtttattcttcaattttttctGTAAAATTTGGGTTTGACTGTGGAGCAAGTCCCCTTGCAGTTTATATTTGTATCTGAGGTGGGGAACTTAAATACAGGAAATATATTGTAATGATCCttgataattaataaattttcatAACACGATCGAGTAAATGAGGGATGTATTACAGTTGGGTTTTACTGTATATGCTAATGTTTGCATCATAAATCATACATTGCGCTATTTAGGGAGTTAATTAATTTAGATTGATAATTAATTATCGACTGAATATGTAGTACTTGTAGATGCTTTTGTGAAAGATGGGTATTATGCTATGCATGGACCATAGTTAAATTGGAAACATTGCTAGGTTCAGAATTGGATCGACGCCTTGACGTGCCCAATCAAACTCACTTATTACTTCTATTCatttaattccaaatccaatattttcaaattaaaatccgCCACTTAACCAATTTTGAAGTACTAGTTTTGTTAACAATATTACCTCACTCTTTGTGCAAATTAttactgattttacttcactcttattgtgattttacttcactcttgttaacaaaacacatcactcttattgtgattttacttcactcttattaacaaaacacatcactcttattctgattttacttcactcttgttaacaaaacacatcactcttattgtgattttacttcacacttgtttacaaaacacatcactcttattgtgattttacttcactcttgtttacaaaacacatcactcttattctgattttacttcactcttattctgattttacttcacttttgttaacaaaacacatcactcttattctgattttacttcactcttgtttacaaaacacatcactcttagcatgattttactccactcttgtttacaaaacacatcact
This region includes:
- the LOC121745928 gene encoding protein FAR1-RELATED SEQUENCE 5-like: MEESRQGSKNFIPGDASQSTKVSVKKHGMSKGYEVYQFVEYHNHLMVADEHRNFMTADRSLDLIHQRFMEDCGRYNIGPTLTFKLLKEIMGGPENVGYAQMIFDYMRSQNESSDAFYYEIEIGSHGKLTKLFWADAISRRNYHMFGDVISFDSTYNTNRYCMIFAPFTGKDNHSRAVTFGAGLLSSEGRDSYSWLFGCFVRCMGVPPKLIITDQDWGIKLAVQQVLLQTRHRWCMWHIMVKVSDKLPKSLLGNEDFKKELNACVWSDLLEPDEFDILWNDIMERYGLEDVHWFGSMFEDREFWVSAYFQDFPIGSLLRTTSMSESENSFFKNYTKPRANLVQFINFFNCAVGDQRNANSRLNYLDYSTIPDLSTKLPIEKHASTIYTDSIFKHVQQEIWWLKSSLLKAAHGLPSEEIQPFEHLDEKQEVKKKLFSNFYRLVQKSEGIIEKKKMVEKFYGMAVPDVIDVHPPDVVRTKGSASDRVSERESAIKKANKPLRRCGKCHEVVVMIQEIVVESMRRQIEAI
- the LOC121745929 gene encoding protein FAR1-RELATED SEQUENCE 5-like is translated as MKLFGNNLYASNKAGQTDEDRSKKRKTSGDTIKTKARGEVRTSCKAKITIVKQQTGPDWSVSVFAEGYNHGLYTPSKVHLLRSHRSVSMVKRVLTQQLSEANIPTCQQMQLLEIECGGTESVGCTERDIRNFEKELKDEQKGIDAETLIEFFTSEKEKNKAFFFDYETDSDNRFSRCFWADPKSRGTYSVFGDVVVFDSTYNTNKYSMIFTPFVGVNHHHQTIVFGCGFLSDEKTESYVWLLNKFMEAMPTGPPKSIITDQDPALTKALAQVLPVHRYCLWHILNNLSELLIYEARHIPELGGRIEVIQMKLRQLQSILEIADARHEIDKGIHNWIAETREVAYDIEDLLLVVLSPPNFAKEGR